Proteins encoded by one window of Lycium barbarum isolate Lr01 chromosome 11, ASM1917538v2, whole genome shotgun sequence:
- the LOC132618502 gene encoding protein LIGHT-DEPENDENT SHORT HYPOCOTYLS 10-like, which translates to MSNIDRGKELVEGSSRSPGDQPATLSRYESQKRRDWNTFGQYLRNQRPPVSISQCNSNHVLEFLRYLDQFGKTKVHLQGCIFYGQPEPPAPCTCPLRQAWGSLDALIGRLRAAYEENGGSPETNPFASGAIRVYLREVKECQAKARGIPYKKKKKKVGASESKGDDDCTSSHHPFS; encoded by the coding sequence ATGTCAAATATTGATAGAGGGAAAGAATTGGTTGAGGGATCATCAAGATCCCCGGGTGATCAACCTGCCACGCTGAGCCGATACGAGTCTCAGAAACGTCGTGATTGGAACACGTTCGGTCAGTACCTGAGGAATCAAAGGCCACCAGTTTCCATATCCCAATGCAATAGCAACCACGTTCTCGAGTTCCTCAGGTACCTGGACCAGTTCGGAAAGACTAAGGTTCACTTACAAGGTTGCATCTTTTATGGACAGCCCGAGCCCCCCGCTCCCTGTACATGTCCATTGAGACAAGCTTGGGGGAGCCTGGATGCTCTCATCGGGCGGCTCAGAGCTGCCTATGAAGAGAACGGGGGCTCCCCCGAGACGAATCCATTCGCGAGCGGTGCGATTCGCGTGTATCTGAGGGAAGTGAAAGAGTGTCAAGCAAAAGCAAGAGGAATTCCAtacaagaagaaaaagaagaaggttGGTGCAAGTGAGAGCAAAGGAGATGATGATTGCACTTCTTCTCATCACCCATTTTCTTGA